One genomic region from Gossypium hirsutum isolate 1008001.06 chromosome D13, Gossypium_hirsutum_v2.1, whole genome shotgun sequence encodes:
- the LOC121224952 gene encoding uncharacterized protein: MGVLLFSLEKKNLSTLSLCAARRFIASFEGSLNLALNSDDNGGRAKGPIVRPGVRRGTWRVQRRGRAHTESRHMRREGEEVLLLRRWEPLLLGFLASGLG; the protein is encoded by the exons aaaaaaaaaacctaagcaCTCTCTCCCTCTGCGCCGCTCGACGGTTCATCGCCTCCTTCGAAGGCTCCCTGAACCTTGCCCTAAACTCCGATGACAACGGAGGAAGAGCGAAAGGTCCAATCGTGAG GCCTGGCGTACGGCGGGGGACGTGGCGTGTACAGAGACGAGGGCGCGCGCATACAGAGTCTCGTCACATGCGGAGGGAGGGTGAAGAGGTGCTTCTACTGCGGCGCTGGGAACCCTTGCTGCTAGGGTTTCTGGCTTCTGGTTTAGGCTAG